In the Arthrobacter sp. 31Y genome, one interval contains:
- a CDS encoding WecB/TagA/CpsF family glycosyltransferase has product MIPERQRVPVLDVDATPMRVHEVMDAMGGLIAAGTTATVLGHNLHSITLLHSRPDVRSLYGNSSIVLLDGAPVAMLWGLAHKRQLQSLGEGTMAYRLGSMDWIPELGKVNGLERIAVVGAGRAANTKAVARLRSIIPGATVDGMPGEGWDSTLEDAVVDWLTDFRPQVVLLGLGMPLQETVLHRRLADLPPAVYCAVGGAIEQVAGIQKLAPRWLGRLGLEWAWRLVLHPGRVAYRVFVEPWKLAGLLIGRRFQLSKTKGK; this is encoded by the coding sequence ATGATTCCGGAGCGCCAACGCGTCCCTGTCCTGGACGTTGACGCCACTCCGATGCGCGTCCATGAAGTAATGGATGCCATGGGCGGGCTCATCGCAGCCGGAACAACCGCAACTGTTCTTGGGCACAATCTTCACAGCATCACGCTTCTTCACTCCCGTCCGGATGTCCGTTCTTTGTACGGGAACAGCTCGATCGTGCTCTTGGATGGCGCTCCGGTTGCCATGCTTTGGGGGCTCGCGCATAAGCGTCAACTTCAATCGCTGGGTGAGGGAACCATGGCCTACCGGCTAGGTTCCATGGATTGGATCCCGGAGCTGGGAAAAGTCAATGGTCTGGAGCGTATCGCCGTAGTCGGCGCCGGACGGGCTGCTAATACGAAGGCAGTCGCCAGGTTGCGCTCCATTATTCCCGGTGCAACCGTGGACGGGATGCCCGGAGAGGGGTGGGACAGCACCCTGGAAGACGCGGTGGTGGACTGGCTGACGGATTTCCGTCCGCAAGTGGTCCTGCTGGGACTGGGTATGCCGCTTCAGGAGACGGTGCTTCACCGCAGGCTCGCAGATCTCCCGCCTGCCGTTTATTGCGCCGTCGGCGGTGCCATTGAGCAGGTTGCGGGGATCCAAAAACTGGCGCCCCGCTGGCTCGGGCGCTTAGGACTCGAGTGGGCCTGGCGGCTGGTCCTTCACCCGGGCCGCGTGGCCTACAGAGTTTTCGTTGAACCTTGGAAGCTGGCAGGCCTGCTGATCGGGCGCCGATTCCAACTATCCAAGACCAAAGGCAAGTAA